From a single Acidobacteriota bacterium genomic region:
- a CDS encoding helix-turn-helix domain-containing protein, with the protein MESKDSLLTPEEAAGFLRLSVAALYAAHQRRQLPSIKIGRRLRFRRSDLERLIDARTQPPLEPPAPSGRG; encoded by the coding sequence ATGGAAAGCAAAGACAGTCTCTTAACACCTGAAGAGGCGGCAGGGTTCCTGCGGCTCAGTGTTGCGGCCTTGTACGCCGCACACCAGCGGAGGCAGCTTCCCTCCATCAAGATCGGCCGCCGGCTCCGATTCCGCCGGAGCGATCTCGAACGGCTCATTGACGCCCGAACACAACCGCCCCTCGAACCGCCCGCCCCGAGCGGGAGGGGGTGA